A region of the Arthrobacter sp. FW306-07-I genome:
GCTGGCTGCGTGCGTATGGGTGAAGTTACTCCGCCTGAAGCCCGGCCGGGGAATCATCCCTGACGTCCGCGGGAGCAGCGGCGGCATCCACGGCGCCCCCATACCGGCGGTCCCGCCGGGCATATTCCTCGACGGCGGCCCAAAGCGTCCGCCTGTCCACGTCCGGCCAGAGCGTGTCCATGAAGACAAACTCCGCGTAGGCGGACTGCCAGAGGAGGAAGTTGGACAGCCGCTGCTCCCCCGAGCTGCGCAGGAAGAGGTCCACGTCCGGCAGGTCAGGCTCGTCGAGGTATTTCTGGATGGTCCGCTCCGTGATGGCACCGGGCTTCAGCTTCCCCGCTGCCACCTCCGCGGCAATGGCGGAAACCGCATCGGTGATCTCGGCCCGGCCGCCGTAATTAACACACATGGTCAAATTACAGGTGGTGTTGGCAGCCGTGAACTCCTCAGCTTCTTCCAGCTCACGGACCACCGAACCCCAGAGCCGGGGGCGGCGGCCGGCCCAGCGGACCCGCACTCCCCAGTCATCGAGCTGGTTCCGCTGCCTTCGCAGCACATCCTTGTTAAATCCCATCAGGAAGCGGACTTCCTCGGGCGACCGGCGCCAGTTCTCGGTGGAGAAGGCGTACACGCTGACGTACTCAATCCCCAACTCGATGGCTCCGGCCATGACGTCGAGCAGCGCTGGCTCCCCCGCCTTGTGCCCCTCGATCCGGGGCAGGCCGCGCTGGTTGGCCCACCGTCCGTTGCCGTCCATCACGATGGCCACGTGCCGCGGAATGAACTCAGCGGGAATAGAGGGCGCCACCGCACCGGACGGATGCGGGTAGGGGGCCACCACGGGATGGGTGCGCCTGCGGGCTGCGTTGTTCTTTTTTCCCAGGGCCACTGTCAGCTACGCTCCACATGTTTGAGGGACTTAAGTACTCGTTCCAGATGCCATTGCAGGTACGCGGCCACCAGCCCGGCCGCCTCCTTGCGGTGCTGCGCCTGGGAAGCGTCGGCCGTCGTCCAGTCCCCGGTCAGCAGCGCCGCCAGCAGGACCACGGTCTCCGGCGCCGGGGCGGGTGACCCCGGCGGCCTGCACTGCGGGCAGACCATGCCGCCCAGTGGCGCGGAAAAGGCGGAGTGCGGGCCGGGCATGCCGCAGCGCGCGCAGTCGGTGAAGCTGGGCGCCCATCCGCCGGTAGCCAGCGCGCGCAGCAGGTAGGAGTCGAGAATGAGGCCGGCGGCATGCTCGTCCCGACTCAATGCGGCGAGGGCCCCTACCAGCAGGTTGTACTGCGCGGTGCCCGCTTCGCCGTCCACATCCGTGAGTTTTTCCGCCGTCTCGGTCATCGCCGCGGCCACCGTGTACCTGCCGTAGTCCGCGGCGATGCTTCCGCCGTAGGCACCTTTGGCGACGGCCTGGGTCACGATGTCCAGGGTGCGCCCGGAGACCAGTTGCAGGTCCGCCACCATGAAGGGTTCAAGCCGGGCACCGAAACGGCTGCTGGTGCGGCGCACACCCTTGGCGACGGCACGGACCTGCCCATGGTGCTTGGTCAGGAGGGTGATGATCCTGTCCGCCTCGCCCAATTTGTGGGTGCGGAGCACCACGGCGTCGTCCCGGTACGCCCGGGAGGCGAAAGACTGTTGGGGCACGCTCTATCTTCCCATCCTGTACAGCAACATGCTGCCAAGGCGTGGCGGCGCCGCCGGTAAGAGCGGCGCCACCTGCTACAGGTATCAGGCCTGGGCGTCCCGGATGGCGCGGTTCACTGCCGAGATGACGGCCTTGAGGGAGGACATGCTGGTGTTGGCGTCGATCCCGACGCCCCACAACACCCGTTCCCCTACGGCGCATTCAACATAAGCGGCGGCCATGGCGTTGCCGCCCTCGGACAGCGCGTGCTCGCTGTAGTCCAGCACGCGGACGTCCACGCCGTCCTCGTGGAGGATGTTCAGCAGGGCCGCAATGGGGCCGTTGCCGGTGCCGGTGCGGTTCACCTGGGCACCATCAATGGCGAGGGACGCGTGCAGCGTCATGCCGCCGTCGGCATCCGTTTCCGTCTTGACCCCGCCCAGGGAGTAGCGTCCCCACTGCCCGTCAGCCTGCCCGGACGGCAGGTATTCATCCTGGAAGATCTGCCAGAGCTGGGCGCCACTGACCTCCCCGCCGACGGTGTCGGTACGGCGCTGGATGACACCGGAGAACTCGATCTGCGCACGGCGCGGCAGGTCCAGGCTGTGTTCGTTCTTCAGCAGGTAGGCCACGCCGCCCTTGCCGGACTGCGAGTTCACGCGGATCACGGCCTCGTAGCTGCGGCCCAGGTCCTTGGGGTCCACGGGCAGGTACGGCACCTGCCAGGTGAAGTCGTCCACGGCCTTGCCGGCTGCAGCGGCATCGCGCTCCAGGGCTTCGAAACCCTTCTTGATGGCGTCCTGGTGGGAACCGGAGAAAGCGGTGAACACCAGGTCGCCACCGTACGGCGACCGCTCCGGGACCGGCAGCTGGTTGCAGTACTCCACGGTGCGGCGGACGTCGTCGATGTTGGAGAAGTCGATCATGGGATCAATGCCCTGGACGAACAGGTTCAAGCCCAGGGTCACCAGGTCCACGTTGCCGGTGCGTTCACCATTGCCGAAGAGGCAGCCTTCAATGCGGTCGGCACCGGCCATGTAGCCCAGTTCGGCGGCGGCGACTCCGGTGCCGCGGTCGTTGTGCGGGTGCAGGGACAGGATGATGCCTTCGCGCGGGTGCAGGTGCCGGCTCATCCACTCGATGGAGTCGGCGTAGACATTGGGGGTTGCCATCTCCACGGTGGCGGGCAGGTTGATGATTACCTGGCGGTCCGCCGAGGCTTCAAAGACGTCGGCGACGGCGTTGCACACGCGCACCGCGTACTCCAGTTCCGTGCCGGTGAAGGATTCGGGCGAGTACTCATAGGTCACGTGCGTATCCGCGAGGGTTTCCTCGTACTTTTTGCACAGGCGGGCGCCTTGGAGGGCGATGTCCAGGATGCCGTCCTCATCCTGGTTGAAGACCACGCGCCGCTGCAGCACCGATGTGGAGTTGTAGAGGTGAACGATGGCCTGCTTGGCGCCCACCAGGGACTCGTAGGTCCGTTCGATCAGGTGTTCGCGCGCCTGCGTCAGGACCTGGATGGTGACGTCGTCCGGGATGTGGTTGCCCTCGATGAGCTGTCGGACAAAATCGAAGTCCGTCTGGGACGCGGACGGGAAGCCGACCTCGATCTCCTTGTAACCCATGCGGACCAGCAGATCGAACATCTTCATCTTGCGGGCCGGGCTCATGGGGTCGATCAGGGCCTGGTTGCCGTCGCGCAGGTCCACTGCGCACCAGCGCGGGGCCTTGGTGATGACCTTGTCCGGCCACGTGCGGTCCGGGAGTTCAACCTTGATCTGGTCCTGGAACGGGGTGTACCGGTGGGCAGGCATTCCTGAGGGCTTCTGTGCGTTTCGCATGACGTTCGTGGCCTTTTCTATCGATCTTCAGTGAAAGGGTGGCCGGGCAACACAAACTCCGCAGCGAGGGTGGGCCGTGCGCTAGATAGCGTCTGTGGCCTCGCCGCGGCAGCTAAGGAGAAGGAGCTCTGCACGCACACTTTGAGGGTAACACGGGTGCGTAAGATGAAAGGGCACTACCGTCCGTAAAGTCCAGCATGCAGACGCATTCCGGTTTTCCGCCCGGCAACGGCGTCCCAGCAAAGGAGTTGCAGTGCCCATTTCGGGGATCGATCTGTCCACCATTGATCACACAGTCCGGCCGCAGGACGACCTCTACCAGCACATCAACGGAGCCTGGCTCAAATCAACCGAGATTCCCGATGACAGGCCGCTGGAGGGCACTTTCACCGCACTCCGCGACGGGTCCGAGATCGCTGTCCGGGACATCATCGAGGAAGCCGCGGCAAAGGGGGCGGACGCCACCGGTATCGAGCGGAAGATCGGCGACCTCTA
Encoded here:
- a CDS encoding isoprenyl transferase is translated as MALGKKNNAARRRTHPVVAPYPHPSGAVAPSIPAEFIPRHVAIVMDGNGRWANQRGLPRIEGHKAGEPALLDVMAGAIELGIEYVSVYAFSTENWRRSPEEVRFLMGFNKDVLRRQRNQLDDWGVRVRWAGRRPRLWGSVVRELEEAEEFTAANTTCNLTMCVNYGGRAEITDAVSAIAAEVAAGKLKPGAITERTIQKYLDEPDLPDVDLFLRSSGEQRLSNFLLWQSAYAEFVFMDTLWPDVDRRTLWAAVEEYARRDRRYGGAVDAAAAPADVRDDSPAGLQAE
- the recO gene encoding DNA repair protein RecO, which translates into the protein MPQQSFASRAYRDDAVVLRTHKLGEADRIITLLTKHHGQVRAVAKGVRRTSSRFGARLEPFMVADLQLVSGRTLDIVTQAVAKGAYGGSIAADYGRYTVAAAMTETAEKLTDVDGEAGTAQYNLLVGALAALSRDEHAAGLILDSYLLRALATGGWAPSFTDCARCGMPGPHSAFSAPLGGMVCPQCRPPGSPAPAPETVVLLAALLTGDWTTADASQAQHRKEAAGLVAAYLQWHLERVLKSLKHVERS
- the leuA gene encoding 2-isopropylmalate synthase; this translates as MRNAQKPSGMPAHRYTPFQDQIKVELPDRTWPDKVITKAPRWCAVDLRDGNQALIDPMSPARKMKMFDLLVRMGYKEIEVGFPSASQTDFDFVRQLIEGNHIPDDVTIQVLTQAREHLIERTYESLVGAKQAIVHLYNSTSVLQRRVVFNQDEDGILDIALQGARLCKKYEETLADTHVTYEYSPESFTGTELEYAVRVCNAVADVFEASADRQVIINLPATVEMATPNVYADSIEWMSRHLHPREGIILSLHPHNDRGTGVAAAELGYMAGADRIEGCLFGNGERTGNVDLVTLGLNLFVQGIDPMIDFSNIDDVRRTVEYCNQLPVPERSPYGGDLVFTAFSGSHQDAIKKGFEALERDAAAAGKAVDDFTWQVPYLPVDPKDLGRSYEAVIRVNSQSGKGGVAYLLKNEHSLDLPRRAQIEFSGVIQRRTDTVGGEVSGAQLWQIFQDEYLPSGQADGQWGRYSLGGVKTETDADGGMTLHASLAIDGAQVNRTGTGNGPIAALLNILHEDGVDVRVLDYSEHALSEGGNAMAAAYVECAVGERVLWGVGIDANTSMSSLKAVISAVNRAIRDAQA